GAGCTCGATGGTGCGCTGATAGCGCTTCTGACCTTGTTCGACATAGAAGTCGCGATTGACGACCTGTACCCAGCACGCGCGCCCGATCAGCGACGCGAAGGCGGCGAACGCGATAAACACGATGAGCTTCGAGCGCCACGCCGGCAAACGCGCCGCAAGCATCGGATGCTTCGCGTGACTCGTATAGGCGGCTCTGGATTGCGCTTTCTTTTTCAGGACCATGGTTGCGGACGAGGATAAGCACGTGACGCAGCCGCTCGAACACGTTGCGCGGCCGGCTGTTGGCTGTAGCGCGGCGCCGCACCGATTGTAATTAAAACGTAATGTGAAAGCGAGCGCGGCGCGGCGGGCGTTGCGGGAATACCAACCCGCTCGACCCGACGCGCCGCGTGATGGGCTGCCTGAAGTGCTGCCTGAAGTTCTACCTGAAGTGCTACCTGATGCTTTGCGTGATGCGTCTGCCGCTTACGCGGTGGCGCCCGAGGCACGCACTTCGCTGCTCTTCGCGCAACCCGCGACAAGCGGATACACGATGCCGGCGACCAGCGCGCCGACGATCGGCGCGACCCAGAACAGCCACAGCTGGTCGACCGCTGCGCCGCCGGCGAAGAGCGCGGGGCCCGTCGAACGCGCCGGATTCACCGACGTGTTGGTCACCGGAATCGAGATCAGGTGGATCAGCGTCAGGCACAGGCCGATTGCGATCGGCGCAAAGCCGGCCGGTGCGCGCTTATCGGTGGCTCCGAGAATCACGAACAGGAAGAAGCCCGTCATCACCGCTTCGCAAATAAACGCGGCGGCCATCGTGTAATGGCCCGGCGAGCGTTCGCCGTAACCGTTGCTGGCAAAGCCGCCCGCCACGAGATCGAAGCCGGGTTTGCCCGACGCGATCAGCGACAGCACAAAGGCGCCGAGAATCGCGCCCGCGAGTTGCACGACGATATACGGCACGACGTCGCGCACCGGAAAGCGCCCGGCGGCTGCGAGGCCGATGCTGACGGCCGGGTTCAGATGGCAGCCGGACACGTGGCCGATGGCGTAGGCCATCGTCAGCACGGTCAGGCCGAACGCGAGCGAGACGCCGACGAAGCCGATGCCGAGCCCGTGTTCGGGACCGGCGAAGCTCGCGGCGAGGACCGCGCTGCCGCAGCCGCCGAGAACGAGCCAGAAAGTGCCGAACAGTTCGGCGACAAGACGTTTGGATAAAGACATGAAGGGTGCTCCCTGGGAAGTTTCAACAAACGGGAGCGCGCGAGACCGATGCCGCGCGATAAAAAAAGGCGGCCGGTCCGCTCCCGAGCGCGGAGTTTAGTCACGCTCGGGGAAATTGACTGTCAAGATTTGTGAAGCCGACGCAGGGCGGGCGCGGAAATGTCAAAGAAGGTTACGCAAAGGGG
The genomic region above belongs to Paraburkholderia edwinii and contains:
- the aqpZ gene encoding aquaporin Z, yielding MSLSKRLVAELFGTFWLVLGGCGSAVLAASFAGPEHGLGIGFVGVSLAFGLTVLTMAYAIGHVSGCHLNPAVSIGLAAAGRFPVRDVVPYIVVQLAGAILGAFVLSLIASGKPGFDLVAGGFASNGYGERSPGHYTMAAAFICEAVMTGFFLFVILGATDKRAPAGFAPIAIGLCLTLIHLISIPVTNTSVNPARSTGPALFAGGAAVDQLWLFWVAPIVGALVAGIVYPLVAGCAKSSEVRASGATA